One part of the Vicia villosa cultivar HV-30 ecotype Madison, WI linkage group LG6, Vvil1.0, whole genome shotgun sequence genome encodes these proteins:
- the LOC131612677 gene encoding uncharacterized protein LOC131612677, whose protein sequence is MVTVNLGMLHYVLDHVYGAFMHRTKISTPFFSRGWGGTKLDMLEKMINQLFPDLGAQPPVQIQPVWKTVWETRTACLREGVFRTPCEDQLLGALPPESHIARVAFLMPKNVPTHRMSCVVHLAGTGDHTFERRLRLGGPLVKENIATMVLESPFYGQRRPVLQRGAKLLCVSDLLILGRATIEEARSLLHWLDSEAGFGKMGVCGLSMGGVHAAMVGSLHPTPVATLPFLSPHSAVVAFCEGILKHGTAWEALRNDLATEKVVMTLEEVRERMRNVLSLTDVTRFPIPKNPDAVILVSATDDGYIPKHSVLELQKAWPGSEVRWVTGGHVSSFILHNDEFRRAIIDGLDRLPWKESPL, encoded by the exons ATGGTGACGGTGAATCTGGGAATGCTTCATTATGTATTAGACCATGTTTATGGCGCATTCATGCATAGAACTAAGATCAGCACTCCGTTTTTCTCAAGAGGATGGGGTGGTACGAAGCTAGATATGTTAGAGAAGATGATTAATCAACTGTTCCCTGATTTGGGTGCACAGCCTCCTGTTCAGATTCAACCCGTTTGGAAAACTGTTTGGGAGACTAGAACCGCTTGTTTGAGAGAAGGGGTTTTTAGAACCCCTTGTGAGGATCAACTTCTTGGTGCATTGCCGCCTGAGAGTCACATTGCAAGGGTGGCTTTTCTCATGCCAAAAAATGTTCCGACTCATAGAATGTCTTGTGTTGTTCATCTTGCAG GAACCGGTGACCATACATTTGAAAGAAGACTGCGTCTCGGTGGTCCATTGGTGAAGGAAAACATTGCAACCATGGTGCTTGAGAG TCCATTCTATGGACAAAGGCGTCCTGTGCTGCAGCGCGGTGCAAAACTTTTGTGTGTAAGTGACTTGCTTATATTAGGAAGAGCAACCATCGAAGAGGCGCGTAGTCTCTTACACTGGTTGGACTCTGAGGCAGGTTTCGGCAAGATGGGTGTCTGCGGTCTTAGCATGG GAGGAGTACATGCTGCAATGGTTGGATCACTTCACCCTACACCGGTTGCAACACTCCCTTTTCTCTCACCACATTCGGCGGTTGTGGCATTTTGTGAGGGGATTTTAAAGCACGGCACTGCATGGGAAGCACTGAGAAATGACCTTGCAACTGAGAAAGTTGTAATGACTCTCGAGGAGGTGAGAGAACGGATGAGAAATGTGTTGTCACTCACAGATGTCACACGCTTTCCGATTCCTAAAAACCCCGATGCTGTAATCCTTGTCTCCGCCACT GATGACGGATACATTCCGAAACACTCAGTCCTAGAACTGCAGAAAGCTTGGCCAGGTTCTGAAGTAAGATGGGTCACAGGCGGACATGTATCATCATTCATTCTCCATAATGACGAGTTTCGAAGAGCCATTATTGACGGCCTTGATAGATTACCATGGAAAGAATCTCCATTGTAA
- the LOC131610394 gene encoding uncharacterized protein LOC131610394, whose amino-acid sequence MANLGTTHRIPASSKTSSPTTNTSEPKGPNEKPYADFKFYCPINIPLTAEAAASRIIRNLGNLGLYYTLFIWIILFITLIPCRKVSLILLVIMTYVTTLYCLLLRACPNSVLLHRIIDKRIIFSLLFIATAIQLILTGAGIHFAVTMTSSVPVVLLHAVLWASSCEFAYETEEGSRKEELAPLTSDHNDIEAQNSDVV is encoded by the coding sequence ATGGCAAACCTTGGAACCACACATAGAATACCAGCATCCTCAAAAACTTCATCTCCAACAACTAACACGTCTGAACCAAAAGGACCAAATGAAAAACCATATGCTGATTTCAAATTCTACTGTCCAATTAACATTCCCTTAACAGCAGAAGCTGCGGCGTCTCGTATCATAAGAAACTTAGGAAATTTGGGGTTATACTACACACTGTTTATTTGGATCATACTCTTCATAACCCTCATACCTTGTCGAAAAGTGTCCTTGATTCTGTTGGTTATCATGACTTATGTGACAACCCTTTATTGTTTACTATTAAGAGCATGTCCTAATTCAGTTTTGCTGCATAGAATCATAGATAAAAGGATTATATTTAGTTTGCTATTTATTGCAACTGCAATTCAGCTGATTTTGACAGGTGCAGGTATTCATTTTGCAGTTACTATGACTAGTAGTGTGCCTGTAGTTTTGCTTCATGCAGTTTTATGGGCTAGTAGTTGTGAATTTGCATATGAAACTGAGGAAGGTTCTCGTAAAGAAGAATTGGCTCCTCTTACGAGTGACCATAATGATATTGAAGCTCAGAACTCGGACGTAGTTTGA
- the LOC131610392 gene encoding uncharacterized protein LOC131610392, with amino-acid sequence MDSISASEQRIENNVNNKKFLPRKPARQPNPVVYRKLRRGSAAARIPEKQTELSTKELLRTIAFLTYANGTQPDKAYINDEREEWITNSEDERDEKGKQEIEMSIQKFSNHNNNDYIKKQKKKSNHIDKTKVNKECCGVSRSPSHVIYVKDTIQTSGCNQEQGLTQKFHASCKAFIQFCSAEIICPQEDRSALAIKLYGIQAALLSALGNPFENLSQTMASRNTSQIHLVSSEKAFIGFLPAMIWSGMITLSFLYTVMVVWSLSYRVPIISMLCLCLLYCFSVLVAAASGFNVIYGTFRISGILFASLGVLTFIIVLFVLIMLVLFVCWRRTDQVVVSK; translated from the exons ATGGATTCTATTTCAGCTTCAGAACAGCGCATAGAGAATAATGTCAACAATAAGAAGTTTCTTCCAAGAAAGCCT GCAAGACAACCAAATCCAGTTGTATATCGAAAACTGCGTCGAGGATCAGCTGCAGCCAGAATTCCTGAGAAGCAAACAGAG CTTTCTACTAAGGAGTTATTGAGAACTATTGCGTTCTTGACATACGCTAATGGTACACAG CCTGACAAAGCATATATCAACGATGAGAGGGAAGAGTGGATCACAAATAGTGAGGACGAGCGTGATGAAAAGGGAAAACAAGAAATCGAGATGTCAATACAGAAATTTAGCAACCACAACAACAATGACTACATCAAAAAGCAGAAAAAGAAAAGTAACCATATTGACAAG ACAAAGGTAAACAAGGAATGTTGCGGTGTTTCTCGTTCCCCCTCCCACGTGATATACGTGAAAGACACGATCCAAACTTCAGGTTGCAACCAAGAACAAGGATTAACACAAAAGTTTCACGCCTCTTGCAAAGCATTTATACAATTCTGTTCAGCAGAGATAATTTGTCCACAAGAAGATCGTTCTGCATTGGCAATTAAGTTATATGGGATTCAAGCAGCACTTTTATCAGCTTTGGGAAATCCATTTGAAAATCTATCACAAACCATGGCTTCAAGAAACACTTCACAAATACATCTAGTAAGCTCAGAGAAAGCATTTATTGGTTTCTTACCAGCAATGATATGGAGTGGAATGATCACATTGAGCTTTTTATACACAGTGATGGTAGTTTGGTCATTGAGTTATCGGGTTCCTATTATCTCTATGTTATGTCTTTGTCTTCTGTATTGTTTCTCTGTGTTGGTAGCTGCAGCTTCAGGGTTTAACGTTATATATGGGACGTTTAGAATTAGTGGCATTTTATTTGCTTCTTTAGGAGTTCTTACTTTTATTATCgtcctttttgttttgatcatgttGGTGCTTTTTGTTTGCTGGCGACGTACAGACCAAGTAGTGGTATCAAAGTGA